A stretch of Pseudomonadota bacterium DNA encodes these proteins:
- a CDS encoding IS3 family transposase has product MINKDHPLSITKQCHILQLSRSGGVYYTPHPVSDKDRELMRLIDKLHLDHLYLGSRSMRNELWNKGHKTGRTHVRTLMRKMGIEALYKKPRLSKSHPEHKIYPYLLRGLDITEVNAVWCSDITYIPMAKGFCYLIAIMDWASRKVLSWRLSNTLDVSFCIEALEEAIQKYGTPYIFNTDQGSQFTSLEFTKILIDHNEPVEKPLTAPRND; this is encoded by the coding sequence ATGATCAACAAGGACCATCCATTGTCTATAACAAAGCAGTGCCATATATTACAACTCTCCCGGTCAGGTGGTGTCTATTACACACCTCATCCGGTAAGCGACAAGGACAGAGAACTCATGCGTCTCATCGACAAGCTTCATCTCGACCACCTCTACCTTGGTTCACGGAGCATGAGGAATGAGCTCTGGAATAAAGGCCATAAGACAGGAAGAACCCACGTAAGAACCCTCATGCGAAAGATGGGCATAGAGGCACTTTACAAAAAGCCTCGTCTCTCTAAATCCCATCCCGAGCATAAGATCTATCCCTACCTCCTCCGTGGACTCGACATCACGGAGGTTAATGCCGTGTGGTGCTCGGATATCACATACATCCCCATGGCAAAAGGCTTTTGCTATCTCATAGCCATTATGGACTGGGCAAGCAGAAAAGTCTTGTCCTGGAGGTTGTCAAACACATTAGACGTGTCATTCTGCATAGAAGCCCTTGAGGAAGCGATACAGAAATACGGAACACCCTACATATTCAATACCGACCAGGGGAGTCAGTTTACATCTCTGGAGTTTACAAAGATTCTCATTGACCACAACGAGCCTGTAGAAAAACCCCTAACAGCGCCCCGAAACGATTAA
- a CDS encoding integrase core domain-containing protein, with protein sequence MDGQGRWRDNIFIERLWKTVKYEEMYIKAYESITDAKKELKKFFNQKNVWRRHQGLDDRTPDEVYWSTLPKMKDAV encoded by the coding sequence ATGGACGGACAGGGTCGCTGGAGAGACAACATATTTATTGAACGTCTCTGGAAGACAGTCAAATATGAAGAAATGTACATCAAGGCGTATGAATCAATCACTGATGCGAAAAAGGAGCTTAAGAAGTTTTTTAATCAAAAAAATGTATGGAGGCGGCATCAGGGTCTTGACGACAGGACCCCGGATGAGGTTTATTGGAGTACGCTGCCGAAGATGAAGGATGCAGTATGA